Genomic window (Subtercola endophyticus):
GGCCGGGGTTCATAACGAGCATCTCTGACAATCCCGACGGTAGCGGCCCGGTTCCGGCGACCTTGCTGCCGGCCAACGTATCGGTGCCCGCCCCCGTCAGGAATGTTGCCGAACTTCGTGACATCGACGTGGATCAACGAGCCCGGAGTGTCATGTTCGTAGCGGCGGACGACCTCACCGGTGTGTTTATCGATGTAGCCGAGCCGGTTCAGCCGACACCGCACGAGAACGGCGTGCACTGTTGATGCTGGCATCCCGAGCTTCGCGCCGATCGCGACCGGGCCCAGGCGCTGCTTCCACCGCAGATGCCCAATTTTCCGCACGAGCTGCTGCCGGGTCCTGGTTGGGCTGTAGTGCGGGCGAGAAGAACGATCCACGACACCCGCTGCGCCCATCGCCGCGTATCTGTCGGCCCAACGCTTCGCCGTAGGCCAGGAAACATTGAATTGCGCCGCGGCATGAGCGACGGGCCAGCCGTCATCGATTATCAGGCGCGCGATGCGGAGACGGTGACGTGGGGTGAGAGCTGCGTTAGCGTGA
Coding sequences:
- a CDS encoding IS481 family transposase, giving the protein MSHANAALTPRHRLRIARLIIDDGWPVAHAAAQFNVSWPTAKRWADRYAAMGAAGVVDRSSRPHYSPTRTRQQLVRKIGHLRWKQRLGPVAIGAKLGMPASTVHAVLVRCRLNRLGYIDKHTGEVVRRYEHDTPGSLIHVDVTKFGNIPDGGGHRYVGRQQGRRNRAATVGIVRDARYEPRPGKEFVHTVIDDHSRVAYAEIHADETAATAVAVLQRAVSWFAVRGVTVQRVLSDNGSAYKSHLWRDTCAELGITPKKTRPYRPQTNGKIERFHRTLADGWAYKRFYPTETARRNALPAWLHEYNHHRPHTAIGSHPPISRLTNLPEQYS